In Massilia forsythiae, one DNA window encodes the following:
- a CDS encoding Ppx/GppA phosphatase family protein — MYAAVDLGSNSFRLHIGEALAGQIHIVRTARDPIRLAAGLGPDGMLSAESMDTAVRCLRDFGAILRQYRLEAVRVVATNTLRVARNAEALLPRLEEAIGYPVEIISGEEEGRLIYMGVARALGPQAAQEKRLVIDIGGGSTELIAGTGDAIRLVESFSIGTHPQSAAWFPGGRIEAAAFDAAIVDARARFEDAAGQYRAIGWDGAVGSSGTIRAISEVISRNGIGDGSMSLPSLLALRDKLVALGHVDAFDLPGVKKERVIVMVGGLSVLIGVMQELGAERMGAINAGLRLGVLSDLELRANRHDRRDLAIQDCMRRFGVDHGRAARTAAIARKLFERLAPQDEPLKAQLLRAAMLHEVGLAVSHTGAHKHAAYIVEHADLPGFTAREQRLLATVVLAQKGNLRKVREALAVPELARAVLALRLAAVFMHARVDADVEAIRLRMKGRVEIETPRGWLRQHPTVAAWFEKEAAAWIEVGVGFQVTQAA, encoded by the coding sequence ATGTACGCAGCAGTCGACCTCGGTTCCAACAGTTTCCGCCTCCACATCGGCGAGGCGCTCGCGGGCCAGATCCACATCGTGCGCACCGCGCGCGACCCGATCCGCCTGGCGGCCGGCCTGGGACCGGACGGCATGCTCAGCGCGGAGTCGATGGACACCGCCGTGCGCTGCCTGCGCGACTTCGGCGCCATCCTGCGCCAGTACCGCCTGGAGGCGGTGCGCGTGGTCGCCACCAACACCCTGCGCGTGGCACGCAACGCCGAGGCGCTGCTGCCGCGCCTGGAAGAAGCGATCGGCTACCCGGTCGAGATCATCTCGGGCGAGGAGGAAGGGCGCCTGATCTACATGGGCGTGGCGCGCGCCCTCGGCCCCCAGGCGGCGCAAGAGAAGCGCCTGGTGATCGACATCGGCGGCGGCTCCACCGAACTCATCGCCGGCACCGGCGACGCCATCCGCCTGGTCGAATCCTTCAGCATCGGCACCCACCCGCAGAGCGCCGCCTGGTTTCCCGGCGGGCGCATCGAGGCGGCCGCCTTCGACGCCGCCATCGTGGACGCGCGCGCCCGCTTCGAGGATGCGGCCGGCCAGTACCGCGCCATCGGCTGGGACGGCGCGGTCGGCTCGTCCGGCACCATCCGCGCCATCTCGGAAGTCATTTCCCGCAACGGCATTGGCGACGGCAGCATGTCGTTGCCCAGCCTGCTGGCGCTGCGCGACAAGCTGGTCGCGCTCGGCCACGTCGACGCGTTCGACCTGCCCGGCGTGAAAAAGGAGCGGGTGATCGTGATGGTCGGCGGCTTGAGCGTCTTGATCGGCGTGATGCAGGAACTCGGCGCCGAGCGCATGGGCGCCATCAACGCCGGCCTGCGCCTGGGCGTGCTGTCCGACCTGGAGCTGCGCGCCAACCGCCACGACCGGCGCGACCTGGCGATCCAGGACTGCATGCGCCGCTTCGGCGTCGACCACGGCCGCGCCGCGCGCACCGCCGCCATCGCGCGTAAACTCTTCGAGCGCCTGGCGCCGCAGGACGAACCGCTCAAGGCGCAGCTGCTGCGCGCCGCCATGCTGCACGAAGTCGGGCTGGCGGTGTCGCACACCGGCGCCCACAAGCACGCCGCCTACATCGTCGAGCATGCCGACCTGCCCGGCTTCACCGCGCGCGAGCAGCGCCTGCTGGCGACCGTGGTGCTGGCCCAGAAGGGCAACCTGCGCAAGGTGCGCGAGGCGCTGGCGGTGCCCGAGCTGGCGCGCGCGGTGCTGGCGCTGCGCCTGGCGGCGGTGTTCATGCATGCGCGCGTGGACGCCGATGTCGAAGCGATCCGCCTGCGCATGAAGGGACGCGTGGAAATCGAGACGCCGCGCGGCTGGCTGCGCCAGCATCCGACCGTGGCCGCCTGGTTCGAGAAGGAAGCGGCGGCCTGGATCGAGGTCGGCGTCGGCTTCCAGGTAACGCAGGCGGCATGA